The proteins below come from a single Mangifera indica cultivar Alphonso chromosome 16, CATAS_Mindica_2.1, whole genome shotgun sequence genomic window:
- the LOC123199664 gene encoding NAC domain-containing protein 104-like, with protein sequence MCDGSVNLPPGFRFLPTDEELILHFLYRKASLLPCHPNIIPDLVPFFHDPWQLNGKALCSGNQWYFFSQVMENRVSENGYWKDLNFELPIFSSAGKKIGVKKHFSFFTGEAPSGVEIGWNLQEYHLCNFAFNYSSFKRKRNRKLDFCKWVLCRVYERKNNSESLCYGDDDDNGTELSCLDEMFLSLEDDLADISLPN encoded by the exons ATGTGCGATGGCAGTGTAAATCTTCCCCCTGGATTCAGATTCCTGCCAACTGATGAAGAACTTATTCTTCACTTTCTCTACCGCAAGGCCTCTCTTTTGCCTTGCCATCCTAACATCATTCCGGATCTTGTTCCTTTTTTTCATGACCCCTGGCAACTTAATG GAAAAGCGTTGTGCAGTGGAAACCAGTGGTACTTCTTCAGCCAAGTGATGGAGAATCGAGTGAGTGAAAATGGGTATTGGAAGGATTTGAATTTTGAGCTACCTATTTTCTCAAGTGCCGGCAAGAAAATTGGAGTCAAGAAACATTTTTCATTCTTCACTGGCGAAGCTCCAAGTGGTGTAGAAATCGGTTGGAATTTGCAGGAATATCATCTCTGCAATTTTGCATTCAATTATTCttctttcaaaagaaaaagaaatcgaAAACTA GATTTCTGCAAATGGGTTCTATGTCGAGTTTATGAGAGGAAGAATAATTCTGAGAGTTTGTGCTATGGAGATGATGATGACAATGGAACCGAGCTTTCGTGTCTAGATGAAATGTTCTTGTCATTAGAAGATGATCTTGCTGATATAAGTTTGCCTAATTAG